One genomic region from Glaciimonas sp. PAMC28666 encodes:
- a CDS encoding sugar ABC transporter substrate-binding protein: MKSRTIRTSARTRLKLIAAAILVCALPAISLPAMAQTKPKVALVMKSLANEFFLNMETGAKENQKANASKYDLIVNGIKDETDTSNQIKIVEQMIIAKVNGMVIAPADSKALVPVIKKAIDAGIIVVNIDNKLDDAALKEKGIVVPFVGPDNRMGAKLVGDYLGKQLKTGDKVGIIEGVSSTFNAQQRTAGFQDAMKAVGANVVSVQSGQWELDPGNKVAAAMLNAHPDIKALLAGNDNMALGAVAAVRAAGKTGKVLVVGYDNINAIKPMLKDGRVLGTVDQFGSQQAVFGIDTVLKALADKKTQASLTGVVQTKVQLVTKDTK, translated from the coding sequence ATGAAATCCCGCACCATTCGCACGTCCGCTCGCACTCGCCTTAAATTGATTGCTGCAGCGATTCTGGTTTGCGCTTTACCTGCCATTAGTCTGCCCGCGATGGCGCAGACCAAGCCGAAAGTCGCTTTGGTGATGAAGTCGCTTGCCAATGAATTCTTTCTGAATATGGAAACAGGCGCTAAAGAGAATCAAAAAGCTAACGCCTCAAAATACGATTTGATCGTCAACGGCATCAAGGACGAAACAGATACTTCCAATCAGATCAAGATTGTCGAACAGATGATTATTGCCAAGGTCAATGGCATGGTGATCGCCCCCGCCGATTCGAAAGCGTTGGTCCCAGTGATCAAAAAAGCCATCGATGCCGGCATCATCGTGGTGAATATCGACAACAAACTTGACGATGCCGCCTTGAAGGAAAAAGGTATCGTCGTGCCGTTCGTCGGCCCTGACAATCGTATGGGTGCAAAACTGGTTGGTGACTATCTCGGCAAGCAACTTAAAACCGGCGACAAGGTTGGCATCATTGAAGGCGTCTCATCGACCTTTAACGCCCAACAGCGCACTGCCGGATTTCAGGATGCGATGAAAGCGGTCGGTGCCAACGTCGTCAGCGTTCAGTCGGGCCAATGGGAACTCGACCCAGGCAACAAGGTTGCGGCAGCCATGTTGAATGCGCATCCGGATATCAAGGCGCTGTTAGCTGGGAACGACAACATGGCACTGGGTGCGGTCGCGGCGGTGCGTGCGGCCGGAAAAACCGGCAAGGTATTGGTCGTTGGGTATGACAATATCAACGCGATTAAACCCATGCTAAAGGATGGTCGCGTGTTGGGAACGGTTGATCAGTTTGGATCGCAACAGGCCGTGTTTGGGATCGATACCGTATTGAAAGCGCTGGCGGACAAGAAAACCCAGGCCAGCTTGACTGGGGTGGTGCAAACCAAGGTGCAATTGGTGACCAAAGATACTAAGTAA
- a CDS encoding pyridoxal phosphate-dependent aminotransferase, whose product MSLHTSPGARLVVQSLEASRIREVANVGIGRSDVLPFWFGEPDQITPAFIRDAAKAALDDGDTFYTSNYGIPPLREAIAQYCSRLHQPLEASRVAVTSSGVSALMIVAQLILNQGDRVVAVTPLWPNVVEIPRILGAEVVRVPLRFGEVWELDIQQLIDALTPDTRAVLINSPNNPTGWVMPRAQQQIVLDHCRRHGIWIVADDVYERVVYGNTASVPINTAQLVDDKLCAPSFLDIAEPHDRIISSNSFSKAWLMTGWRLGWLVAPPSLMTDLGKLIEFNTSCAPGFVQRAGIAAIEGGDNIIASTIDRYQTARDFLYHRLNALPGIVAPLPKGAMYLFFRMDGAVDSLELCKQLVRDAGLGLAPGSAFGWEGEGYIRWCFASSVERLEAGVQRLERFLSAR is encoded by the coding sequence ATGTCTTTACACACTTCTCCTGGTGCTCGTCTCGTCGTTCAAAGTCTGGAAGCCTCACGTATCCGTGAAGTCGCGAATGTCGGGATTGGCCGCAGCGATGTATTGCCATTCTGGTTCGGCGAACCAGACCAGATAACTCCTGCCTTCATCCGGGATGCGGCGAAAGCAGCGCTCGATGATGGTGACACGTTTTACACCAGCAACTATGGGATACCGCCGTTGCGCGAGGCGATTGCGCAATATTGTTCGAGACTGCATCAGCCGCTTGAGGCCAGCCGGGTTGCGGTAACCTCCTCTGGCGTATCGGCGTTGATGATAGTCGCTCAGCTGATTCTGAATCAGGGCGATCGGGTCGTCGCTGTGACGCCGTTATGGCCGAATGTCGTTGAAATTCCCAGAATTCTGGGTGCAGAAGTGGTCCGTGTGCCGCTCCGGTTCGGCGAGGTGTGGGAGCTGGATATCCAGCAATTAATCGATGCATTGACGCCGGACACACGCGCGGTGCTGATTAATTCGCCGAACAATCCGACCGGCTGGGTGATGCCGCGGGCACAGCAACAGATTGTGTTGGACCATTGCCGTCGGCACGGTATCTGGATTGTGGCCGATGATGTCTATGAGCGCGTTGTATATGGCAACACGGCGTCGGTACCAATTAATACGGCGCAATTAGTTGACGACAAGCTCTGTGCGCCATCGTTTCTGGATATTGCAGAGCCTCATGATCGAATCATCTCTTCCAATAGTTTTTCCAAGGCTTGGCTGATGACAGGATGGCGGCTGGGATGGCTGGTTGCGCCGCCCTCCTTAATGACCGATCTTGGAAAATTGATCGAGTTCAACACCTCTTGCGCGCCCGGATTTGTGCAGCGTGCCGGTATCGCCGCGATCGAAGGTGGCGACAATATTATCGCCAGTACGATCGACCGATATCAAACGGCGCGCGATTTTTTATATCATCGCCTGAACGCCTTGCCGGGTATCGTCGCCCCGTTGCCAAAAGGTGCAATGTATTTATTTTTTCGGATGGATGGTGCCGTCGACAGTCTGGAGTTATGTAAGCAACTGGTGCGCGATGCGGGTTTGGGATTAGCGCCAGGAAGCGCGTTTGGGTGGGAAGGTGAGGGTTACATTCGCTGGTGCTTTGCTAGTTCAGTGGAGCGGCTCGAGGCAGGCGTGCAGCGTTTGGAACGGTTTTTATCGGCCCGTTGA
- the rbsD gene encoding D-ribose pyranase — MKKTPLLNIALSQLIASLGHGDKVVIGDAGLPVPPGVPLIDLALTQGVPGFIETLKIVLSEMQVEQYVVADALAQRSPELAAQIEDIGLPDKHVVSHTELKQLTQGARAIVRTGECTPYANIILISGVTF; from the coding sequence ATGAAAAAAACGCCGCTACTTAATATTGCATTGTCACAGTTGATCGCTTCGCTGGGTCACGGTGACAAAGTCGTGATTGGGGATGCTGGCCTTCCAGTCCCGCCCGGTGTGCCATTGATCGATCTGGCGTTGACACAGGGAGTTCCTGGGTTTATTGAGACCCTGAAGATAGTATTGAGTGAAATGCAGGTGGAGCAATATGTGGTGGCTGACGCGTTAGCGCAACGTAGTCCAGAGTTGGCAGCACAGATTGAGGATATCGGCTTGCCCGACAAGCATGTGGTATCGCACACGGAACTCAAACAGTTGACGCAAGGTGCGCGTGCAATTGTTCGGACTGGGGAGTGCACCCCCTACGCCAATATCATCCTAATTTCGGGGGTCACATTCTAG
- a CDS encoding LacI family DNA-binding transcriptional regulator, which translates to MATIKEVARAAGVSYTTVSHVLNRTRPVSDCARERVIAAAAALGYVPSALARSLKIKTTGTIGLIIPNNTNPYFSEVARGIEDSCYAAGYSVILCNSDDDPAKQRDYLNMLLSKRCDGLIVATLGEADGELLRKMKVPAVLLDRARKDLADDLAIDLVAVDNIGGGILAAEHLLALGCKRIACIGGPAEIAVSRERIAGLRQTLTQADITLSAALCVYADFTSSGGYAAACDLLDMAQSERPDAIFCCNDLMAIGTLRAAAERNIAVPEQLAVVGFDDIHLAQFIHPTLTSVAQNTRRLGQLTAECLLARIARPELPSQQHTIAPELHVRGSTMSAISDVGQLQKNRK; encoded by the coding sequence ATGGCAACCATCAAAGAAGTAGCGCGGGCCGCGGGTGTATCCTACACCACGGTATCGCATGTGCTGAATCGAACGCGTCCTGTCAGTGATTGCGCGCGTGAAAGAGTCATCGCGGCGGCGGCGGCGCTTGGTTACGTGCCAAGCGCATTAGCGCGCTCGCTGAAAATTAAAACCACTGGCACTATCGGTCTGATTATTCCCAACAATACCAATCCTTATTTTTCTGAAGTAGCGCGGGGAATTGAAGATAGTTGCTACGCTGCCGGATATAGCGTCATCTTATGTAATTCGGACGACGATCCTGCCAAGCAACGCGACTATCTGAACATGCTGTTGAGCAAGCGTTGCGATGGTTTGATTGTTGCCACGCTGGGTGAGGCCGACGGGGAATTGCTGCGAAAAATGAAAGTGCCTGCCGTGCTGCTGGATCGGGCCAGGAAAGATTTGGCGGACGATCTGGCGATTGACCTGGTCGCTGTCGACAATATCGGTGGAGGCATTCTGGCTGCCGAACATTTATTGGCGCTGGGCTGCAAACGAATCGCCTGTATTGGCGGACCGGCAGAAATTGCGGTATCACGTGAACGTATAGCAGGCTTACGTCAAACGCTGACGCAAGCCGATATAACATTGTCCGCGGCATTGTGCGTGTATGCCGATTTTACAAGTTCTGGCGGCTATGCCGCGGCTTGCGACTTGCTCGATATGGCGCAGTCGGAACGTCCTGACGCGATTTTTTGTTGTAACGATTTAATGGCAATCGGCACATTGCGCGCAGCCGCCGAACGTAATATCGCGGTACCGGAACAACTGGCGGTAGTCGGGTTCGATGACATTCATCTGGCGCAATTTATCCATCCCACATTGACTAGCGTTGCCCAGAACACGCGCCGGTTGGGACAACTCACGGCCGAGTGCTTGCTGGCGCGGATCGCGCGCCCTGAACTGCCGTCACAACAGCATACTATTGCGCCGGAGCTGCATGTCAGAGGCTCGACGATGAGCGCAATTAGTGACGTCGGCCAGCTCCAAAAAAATAGAAAATAG
- a CDS encoding DUF3717 domain-containing protein yields MNISLPEIEEAINYWRLQRPAIGEECALSPEVNALATVYALMIFNQTHQVSLNSIDGMSQQLIAAWRSQVTV; encoded by the coding sequence ATGAATATTTCGCTACCGGAAATCGAAGAAGCCATTAACTACTGGCGCTTGCAGCGTCCCGCAATCGGCGAGGAATGCGCATTGTCGCCTGAGGTTAATGCCTTGGCGACCGTTTACGCTTTAATGATTTTTAATCAAACGCATCAAGTTTCGTTAAATAGCATTGATGGCATGTCACAACAATTGATTGCTGCCTGGCGCAGTCAGGTAACGGTTTGA
- the pip gene encoding prolyl aminopeptidase, whose amino-acid sequence MKNLSAKYYRGFYPPITPFRHDMLDVGDGHQIYWEECGNPTGKPVIFLHGGPGAGCNENHRRLFDATRYRIVLFDQRGCGRSVPHAHLEANTTWDLVNDIERLRVLLGIERWQVFGGSWGSTLALAYAQTHPHRVTEMIVRGIFTARQQELSWFYQNGASMIFPEAWEKFIAPVPEAERGDLMAAYHRLLNNDNQQVQLAAAQAWSKWEGHAISLLPNPRFVEEFAEPHHALAVARIENHYFVNAGFFTPDQLMLNAGKLEQIPGIIVQGRYDVICPPQTAWELHKAWPNSELTIIADAGHAVTEPGILDQLIRATDRFAAH is encoded by the coding sequence ATGAAGAATTTAAGTGCCAAATATTACCGTGGATTTTATCCACCCATCACACCATTCCGCCATGACATGTTAGATGTTGGCGATGGCCATCAAATTTATTGGGAAGAATGTGGCAATCCCACAGGCAAACCCGTCATCTTTTTGCATGGCGGCCCCGGCGCGGGCTGTAATGAAAATCACCGTCGATTGTTTGATGCGACCCGTTACCGGATCGTGCTATTTGACCAGCGCGGTTGCGGGCGCAGCGTGCCGCACGCGCATCTGGAAGCAAATACGACCTGGGATCTGGTCAATGATATCGAGCGGTTGCGGGTTCTGTTAGGTATCGAGCGCTGGCAAGTCTTCGGCGGTTCCTGGGGTAGTACGCTGGCGCTGGCATATGCTCAAACACATCCGCACCGTGTGACCGAAATGATTGTGCGTGGGATTTTTACCGCACGGCAACAGGAACTCAGCTGGTTCTACCAGAACGGCGCGTCGATGATATTTCCGGAAGCGTGGGAAAAATTTATTGCTCCCGTGCCGGAAGCGGAACGGGGAGATTTGATGGCCGCCTATCATCGGCTTCTGAACAACGACAATCAGCAGGTACAACTCGCAGCAGCGCAAGCGTGGAGTAAATGGGAAGGACATGCAATTAGTCTGCTACCCAACCCACGATTTGTTGAGGAGTTTGCAGAACCACATCATGCGCTGGCAGTAGCACGCATCGAAAACCATTACTTTGTGAATGCTGGTTTTTTTACACCCGATCAATTAATGTTGAATGCCGGAAAGCTGGAACAAATTCCCGGCATTATTGTGCAAGGCCGATATGACGTTATATGCCCACCCCAAACTGCGTGGGAATTACACAAGGCATGGCCGAACAGCGAATTGACGATTATTGCAGACGCAGGGCATGCCGTCACGGAGCCAGGAATTCTGGACCAGTTAATCAGAGCCACCGATCGGTTCGCAGCGCATTAA
- a CDS encoding ABC transporter substrate-binding protein yields MTLTLTTAIRDAFTPTGKLRASINLGNPILAYADDAGHAQGVSVDLAAELARLLGAEVELVVFDTAGKSVEAVAAEQADIGFFAIDPIRGADIAFTAAYVLIEGYYLVKQDSPLTTNAQVDAAQNRVVVGKGSAYDLFLTRELKQATILRAPSSPTVVATFLTENADVAAGVKQQLEADAAKAGGLRLLDQRFMLIQQAMGLPKSRNTDAANFLRHFVEQMKSSGFVAAALQRHNVKGASVADAE; encoded by the coding sequence ATGACTTTAACGCTGACGACCGCCATCCGCGACGCTTTCACCCCAACTGGAAAATTGCGGGCCTCGATCAATCTCGGAAACCCGATTCTGGCGTATGCCGATGACGCTGGCCACGCACAAGGCGTATCAGTCGACCTAGCCGCCGAATTGGCGAGACTGCTTGGCGCGGAAGTGGAACTGGTTGTATTCGACACGGCGGGAAAATCAGTCGAAGCTGTGGCCGCCGAACAAGCTGACATCGGCTTTTTCGCCATCGATCCGATCCGTGGTGCCGACATCGCCTTCACCGCTGCTTACGTTTTGATCGAAGGATATTATCTGGTTAAGCAGGATTCTCCTCTCACGACCAACGCACAAGTCGATGCAGCACAAAATCGCGTGGTAGTTGGCAAAGGCAGCGCATACGACTTATTTTTGACCCGTGAACTAAAGCAAGCCACCATCCTCCGAGCGCCCTCTTCCCCGACCGTAGTCGCCACTTTTTTGACGGAAAACGCGGACGTCGCGGCCGGCGTCAAACAGCAACTGGAAGCCGACGCAGCCAAGGCCGGTGGACTACGTCTGCTGGACCAGCGTTTCATGCTAATCCAGCAGGCGATGGGCCTACCAAAAAGCCGCAACACCGACGCAGCCAATTTTCTCCGACATTTCGTAGAACAAATGAAATCATCCGGATTCGTAGCCGCTGCCCTCCAACGTCACAACGTCAAAGGCGCATCCGTTGCCGACGCTGAGTAA
- a CDS encoding ABC transporter permease has product MKKNSLKTAMSGMMNYVGLIGALLAMCALFSVLSENFLTMETFNTLSNDIPTLVVMAVGMTFVLIIGGIDLSVGSVLALAASVLSTAMVQWGWGLFPACVLGVLAATLCGAVTGSISVGWRIPSFIVSLGVLEIARGMAYQVTNSRTVYIGSAVDSISSPIAFGLSPAFLAALLIVIAGQLVLTKTVVGRHWIGIGTNEEAMRLAGINPRPSKIMVFALMGLLAGVGALFQVSRLEAADPNGGVGLELQVIAAVVIGGTSLMGGRGSVVSTFIGVLIISVLEAGLAQVGVSEPMKRIITGVVIVAAVVFDAYRRRNERAA; this is encoded by the coding sequence ATGAAAAAAAATTCTTTGAAAACCGCCATGTCCGGCATGATGAATTATGTTGGCCTGATCGGCGCGCTATTAGCCATGTGCGCGTTGTTTTCCGTGTTGAGTGAAAACTTCCTCACGATGGAAACTTTTAACACTTTATCGAATGACATCCCCACGCTGGTAGTAATGGCAGTCGGCATGACATTTGTGCTTATTATTGGCGGGATCGACTTGTCGGTCGGCTCAGTGCTGGCGCTCGCCGCTTCGGTGCTTTCGACGGCGATGGTGCAATGGGGCTGGGGGCTGTTCCCCGCCTGCGTATTGGGTGTTCTCGCCGCTACTCTATGTGGTGCAGTAACTGGTTCTATCTCGGTCGGCTGGCGCATACCATCGTTTATTGTGTCGCTGGGTGTTCTGGAAATCGCACGCGGAATGGCTTATCAAGTCACCAATTCGCGCACGGTATATATCGGCAGCGCGGTAGATTCGATCAGTTCACCGATTGCATTTGGATTGTCTCCGGCATTTTTGGCTGCGTTGTTGATCGTTATCGCAGGTCAGCTGGTATTGACTAAAACAGTGGTCGGACGACACTGGATTGGTATCGGTACCAACGAGGAGGCGATGCGGCTCGCCGGTATCAATCCGCGTCCCAGCAAGATCATGGTATTTGCGTTGATGGGTTTACTGGCGGGCGTCGGCGCGTTGTTTCAGGTATCGCGACTCGAAGCGGCCGATCCTAACGGGGGCGTCGGGCTGGAGTTGCAGGTGATCGCTGCGGTAGTCATTGGTGGCACCAGTCTGATGGGCGGGCGGGGGTCGGTAGTGAGTACATTTATCGGCGTGCTGATTATTTCCGTACTGGAAGCCGGTTTGGCGCAAGTCGGCGTCAGCGAGCCAATGAAACGCATTATTACCGGTGTGGTAATTGTGGCTGCGGTAGTATTCGATGCTTATCGTCGTCGCAATGAACGCGCCGCGTAA
- a CDS encoding DNA-3-methyladenine glycosylase 2 family protein, translated as MNIASTAPLERLKPLSDPQPMISFGTNLKTESKAPSLDNESCYRALAAKDSRFDGVFFVGVSTTGIYCRPICTAKTPRPSSCSFYTGAAAAEAAGFRPCLRCRPELAPYALQQNLAYAVWQRITAGALNHHADFADHSQKTEGGRLEQLAAEVGLSSRQLRRVLLQHFGVSPVELAQTQRLLFAKKLLHETCLSMTDVADAAGFGSIRRFNALFAARYGMAPTALRRQHKSGAALPVSIDDVVTVRLAYRPPFDWIQMLGYLQPRLIAGVESVQLSQPHPAYIRSIRLDDLSGWLRVIHRVKPQQLEVQISPSLTPMLMPILARLRHQFDLDANPALITAHLRSDPALARRIDAEAGIRVPGTFAPFELAVRAILGQQVSVVGASTLTARLVSRFGTLCETPFTSVTHHFPDAEILAELPAATLAGIGIPLSRAETIRNMARYAAEGKLRIKPGATLTEIIAQLTAIPGIGNWTAHYIALRALRFPDAFPAGDLGLQKAMADAGGRLTEKQLAAVAADWTPWRGYAALLLWQI; from the coding sequence ATGAACATCGCATCCACCGCACCCCTCGAGCGTCTTAAGCCATTATCTGATCCACAACCGATGATCAGCTTCGGGACGAACTTAAAGACTGAATCAAAAGCGCCATCGCTGGATAACGAAAGTTGCTATCGCGCTTTGGCTGCTAAAGACAGCCGATTCGACGGCGTCTTTTTTGTCGGTGTCAGCACTACAGGAATATACTGCCGCCCCATCTGCACCGCAAAGACACCGCGTCCTTCCTCCTGTTCCTTTTATACCGGCGCGGCTGCGGCGGAAGCGGCGGGATTTCGCCCCTGTCTCCGCTGCCGTCCAGAATTAGCGCCATACGCGCTACAACAAAACCTGGCATATGCAGTATGGCAACGGATTACCGCCGGTGCGCTGAATCACCATGCTGACTTTGCCGACCACAGCCAAAAAACGGAAGGTGGTCGACTGGAACAATTAGCCGCGGAAGTAGGACTTTCGTCGCGCCAGTTGCGCCGTGTTTTGTTGCAACACTTTGGTGTCTCACCGGTTGAACTAGCGCAAACACAGCGTCTGTTATTTGCCAAAAAACTATTGCACGAAACCTGTTTGTCTATGACTGATGTAGCCGATGCAGCCGGGTTTGGCAGCATACGACGCTTTAACGCATTATTTGCAGCCCGTTACGGTATGGCACCGACAGCATTGCGTCGGCAACATAAGTCTGGTGCTGCATTGCCGGTTTCGATCGACGACGTGGTCACGGTTCGATTGGCGTATCGGCCGCCATTCGACTGGATTCAGATGTTGGGGTATTTACAGCCGCGTTTAATTGCAGGGGTCGAATCGGTACAACTGTCGCAACCGCATCCTGCGTACATCCGTAGCATACGACTCGATGATCTCAGCGGATGGTTACGCGTAATCCATCGCGTCAAGCCGCAACAACTCGAAGTGCAGATTTCACCGTCCCTGACGCCGATGCTGATGCCGATTCTTGCGCGACTCCGACACCAGTTTGATCTCGACGCCAATCCGGCCTTAATTACCGCCCATTTACGTTCAGATCCGGCACTGGCGCGCCGCATTGATGCCGAAGCAGGAATACGCGTGCCAGGCACCTTTGCACCGTTTGAACTGGCTGTGCGGGCGATTTTGGGTCAACAAGTGAGTGTGGTTGGGGCCAGCACGTTGACGGCAAGATTAGTCAGTCGCTTTGGGACATTATGCGAAACGCCATTTACCAGCGTGACCCATCATTTCCCGGATGCTGAAATACTCGCCGAACTCCCTGCAGCGACGCTCGCGGGCATTGGTATTCCTCTCTCACGTGCAGAGACCATACGGAATATGGCACGCTATGCTGCCGAAGGCAAACTCCGCATCAAGCCCGGCGCAACACTGACGGAAATCATTGCCCAGCTCACTGCAATACCGGGTATCGGCAATTGGACCGCGCATTACATCGCTTTACGCGCGTTGCGATTTCCGGACGCATTCCCCGCCGGAGATTTAGGCCTGCAAAAAGCGATGGCGGACGCTGGTGGCCGCCTGACGGAAAAACAACTGGCTGCAGTTGCCGCTGACTGGACACCTTGGCGGGGCTACGCGGCATTACTTTTATGGCAAATATGA
- the rbsK gene encoding ribokinase, with product MIVVIGSINMDLVMRVPRMPHPGETLSGGQFQTIPGGKGANQAVACARLSRERGQVAMIACLGDDAFGTELRASLRHDDIDDTHVHTIPGMSSGVAAISVDATGQNSILLAAGANDALSPAHIDAARDLIRLAKVVVLQLETPMATIRHAIQLAHAFGKIVVLNPAPAQALPVELLNQLSYLIPNEIEAGMLAGRGPSSLVGNTEIDAVIGELRSLGCTNVLVTLGAKGVRAALADGIQHFAAQPTLAIDTTAAGDTFIGGFVAALADGEGEADAINFGQRAAALSVGRIGAQTSIPYRRELLQTL from the coding sequence ATGATTGTTGTCATCGGTAGTATCAATATGGACTTGGTGATGCGTGTACCGCGCATGCCACATCCCGGAGAAACGTTGTCGGGCGGGCAGTTTCAGACGATCCCCGGTGGCAAGGGCGCAAATCAGGCGGTCGCTTGTGCGCGCTTGAGTCGCGAACGTGGACAGGTCGCGATGATTGCGTGCCTGGGTGACGATGCTTTCGGTACCGAATTGCGGGCATCGCTGCGGCATGATGATATCGACGATACGCACGTGCATACCATCCCCGGTATGTCCTCAGGTGTCGCGGCGATCTCGGTCGATGCGACCGGGCAAAACAGCATTCTGTTAGCCGCTGGAGCGAATGATGCTCTCAGCCCGGCCCATATCGATGCGGCGCGTGACCTGATCAGGTTGGCGAAAGTGGTCGTGTTGCAGCTTGAAACGCCGATGGCAACAATCCGCCATGCGATCCAGCTAGCGCATGCATTCGGAAAAATTGTGGTCTTGAATCCCGCGCCGGCGCAAGCATTACCGGTAGAGTTGCTGAATCAACTTTCGTACCTGATTCCGAATGAAATCGAAGCGGGAATGCTGGCCGGACGTGGTCCGTCCTCCTTGGTGGGTAACACGGAAATCGACGCGGTCATTGGAGAGTTGCGCAGCTTGGGTTGCACCAATGTGCTAGTTACGCTCGGTGCCAAAGGAGTGCGCGCTGCGTTGGCTGATGGCATTCAACATTTTGCCGCGCAACCTACGCTAGCAATTGATACAACTGCCGCCGGCGATACTTTCATTGGTGGATTTGTTGCTGCGCTGGCCGACGGCGAGGGGGAAGCCGACGCCATCAACTTCGGTCAACGTGCAGCCGCCTTGAGCGTGGGGCGCATCGGTGCACAAACCTCTATTCCTTACCGCCGTGAGTTGCTACAAACGCTGTAA
- a CDS encoding sugar ABC transporter ATP-binding protein yields MSDTPQVSSVKNNPQIVHGGDTPAVPLLLLSNIGKSYVEPVLGGVSLEIRAGQILALTGENGAGKSTLSKIVCGLISATQGSMLLDGQPYQPTSRQAAEKLGIRMVMQELNLIPTLSIAENLYLEQLPSRFGWIDRARLEALARTQMAAVGLADIDPWKQVGELGVGHQQMVEIARNLIGDCRLLVLDEPTAMLTDREVELLFLQIARLKADGVAIVYISHRLEELKQVADRIAVLRDGELVCDADIQGYGTDDLVRLMVGRSVDAEREHGDRHFGAPLLRVRKLGRGSAVHPTSFDLRAGEILGIAGLIGSGRTELLRLIFGADRADQGELFFGENTSPTKITSPQTAISAGLAMITEDRKGQGLLLSQSIAANTTLAKLHSVSNFGWIDDDAEKAVANDYIGRLKVRCRSGSQAVGELSGGNQQKVVIARWLYRDCPIMLFDEPTRGIDIGAKFEIYQLLAECAKQGKGLIIVSSDLRELMLISDRIAVMSAGRMVETFNRGAWTQDAILQAAFSGYAKAKDAAASASANVAHAG; encoded by the coding sequence ATGTCAGATACACCCCAAGTTTCTTCCGTAAAAAATAACCCGCAGATTGTTCATGGCGGGGACACGCCTGCTGTGCCATTACTCTTGCTCAGCAACATCGGAAAAAGTTACGTCGAACCGGTTCTGGGTGGTGTTTCGCTGGAGATTCGCGCCGGACAAATATTGGCGCTGACGGGCGAAAATGGCGCTGGAAAAAGCACCTTATCAAAAATTGTTTGCGGCCTGATTTCGGCTACGCAAGGCAGTATGTTATTGGACGGTCAGCCGTATCAACCGACTTCCCGCCAGGCCGCAGAGAAGCTCGGTATTCGTATGGTGATGCAGGAATTAAATCTGATTCCAACGCTGAGCATCGCCGAAAATCTCTATCTGGAGCAGTTACCCAGCCGATTTGGCTGGATCGACCGAGCGCGACTTGAGGCTCTGGCGCGCACGCAAATGGCGGCGGTGGGTCTGGCTGATATTGATCCCTGGAAGCAGGTTGGCGAATTGGGCGTCGGCCATCAACAGATGGTGGAAATTGCCCGTAACCTGATCGGCGATTGCCGCTTGCTGGTGCTGGACGAGCCAACCGCGATGCTGACCGACCGAGAGGTCGAACTACTGTTTCTGCAAATTGCCAGATTAAAAGCCGACGGCGTAGCCATCGTGTATATCTCGCATCGTCTGGAAGAACTCAAACAGGTTGCCGACCGGATTGCTGTACTGCGTGACGGCGAACTGGTGTGTGATGCGGATATTCAAGGTTATGGCACCGACGATTTGGTTCGCTTGATGGTCGGACGGTCCGTTGACGCCGAGCGTGAGCATGGTGATCGGCACTTTGGTGCACCCCTGTTGCGGGTGCGCAAGTTAGGGCGCGGTAGCGCAGTGCATCCGACTTCGTTCGATTTGCGGGCCGGTGAGATACTAGGCATCGCCGGTTTGATCGGGTCTGGACGCACCGAATTGCTTCGATTGATTTTTGGGGCTGATCGGGCTGATCAGGGTGAACTTTTTTTCGGTGAGAATACATCCCCCACAAAAATAACCTCCCCGCAAACGGCCATTTCCGCGGGCCTAGCAATGATTACCGAAGACCGAAAAGGGCAAGGTTTATTGCTCTCTCAATCCATCGCTGCCAATACTACGTTGGCTAAACTGCACAGTGTCAGCAATTTTGGCTGGATCGATGACGATGCCGAAAAGGCGGTAGCGAACGATTATATTGGTCGCTTGAAAGTGCGTTGCCGAAGCGGCTCACAGGCGGTTGGAGAATTATCGGGCGGCAACCAGCAGAAAGTGGTGATTGCGCGCTGGCTTTACCGTGATTGTCCGATCATGTTGTTTGACGAGCCCACGCGCGGGATCGACATTGGTGCCAAGTTCGAAATTTATCAACTGCTGGCAGAGTGTGCCAAGCAAGGTAAAGGGCTGATCATAGTGTCGAGTGATTTACGCGAACTGATGTTAATCAGTGACCGCATCGCTGTCATGAGCGCGGGCCGCATGGTGGAAACTTTTAATCGCGGGGCGTGGACTCAGGATGCGATATTGCAGGCCGCTTTTAGTGGCTATGCCAAGGCGAAAGATGCTGCTGCCTCAGCCAGCGCTAACGTGGCCCATGCAGGTTAA